One stretch of Cyanobium sp. Tous-M-B4 DNA includes these proteins:
- a CDS encoding nicotinate-nucleotide--dimethylbenzimidazole phosphoribosyltransferase yields the protein MAPDSWTQALEQGWRRSRTLLLLAATDTAAVPGISAAGASPQARLGTAAADAELLLLGPGGRRCHALPPLPAGVSPALISHVVLSQLGLLERTRVLDLGCAIAAAVPHLRLPGLESAGPARCLSTGQALAPARVAALVQRGRAWGRRWDPAEPLLLAECVPGGTTTALAVLEGLGVAAAGLVSGSLRQPAHGLKAALVAQGLAAASFEAAELAAVSDPLNVLAALGDPMQAFAAGLVGAAAARGTPVLLAGGSQMAAVLALALALAEPEQRLALADRLVVATTAWVAEEAGSNLALLLERIGGRWQVRPRLEVAALRFHGCISAALRDYERGYVKEGVGAGGLALLWQLAGRQPGALAEACDAACRLELGV from the coding sequence ATGGCCCCTGATTCCTGGACCCAGGCCCTGGAGCAGGGCTGGCGCCGCAGCCGCACTCTGCTGCTGCTCGCGGCCACCGATACGGCTGCGGTGCCTGGGATTTCCGCTGCCGGGGCCTCTCCCCAGGCCCGGCTGGGCACGGCGGCCGCCGATGCCGAATTGCTGCTGCTGGGCCCCGGTGGTCGCCGCTGCCATGCCCTGCCGCCCCTGCCGGCTGGGGTCAGCCCGGCCCTGATAAGCCATGTGGTGTTGAGTCAGCTGGGGCTGCTGGAGCGCACCCGGGTGCTCGATCTGGGCTGTGCGATCGCGGCGGCGGTGCCGCACCTGCGCCTGCCGGGGCTGGAGAGTGCCGGCCCGGCCCGCTGCCTCAGCACGGGCCAGGCCCTTGCCCCAGCCCGGGTGGCGGCCCTGGTGCAGCGCGGCCGCGCCTGGGGCAGGCGCTGGGATCCGGCCGAGCCGTTGCTGCTGGCCGAATGTGTGCCAGGGGGCACCACCACGGCCCTGGCGGTGCTCGAGGGCCTGGGGGTGGCGGCGGCGGGTCTAGTGAGCGGCAGCTTGCGCCAACCGGCCCACGGGCTGAAGGCGGCCCTCGTGGCTCAGGGTTTGGCTGCAGCGAGTTTTGAGGCGGCAGAGCTGGCGGCAGTCTCTGACCCCCTAAACGTTTTGGCGGCGTTGGGGGATCCAATGCAGGCCTTCGCTGCTGGGCTGGTGGGGGCGGCGGCGGCCCGCGGTACGCCGGTGCTGCTGGCCGGTGGTAGCCAGATGGCGGCGGTGCTGGCCCTGGCCCTAGCCCTGGCTGAGCCAGAGCAGCGGCTAGCCCTGGCGGATCGCTTGGTGGTGGCCACCACCGCCTGGGTGGCCGAGGAAGCTGGCAGCAACCTGGCCCTGCTGCTGGAGCGCATAGGTGGCCGCTGGCAGGTGCGGCCGCGGCTGGAGGTGGCGGCCCTGCGCTTCCATGGCTGCATCAGCGCCGCCCTACGCGACTACGAGCGCGGCTACGTAAAGGAGGGGGTCGGGGCCGGGGGCCTGGCCCTGCTCTGGCAGTTGGCGGGCCGGCAGCCAGGGGCCCTGGCGGAGGCCTGCGATGCAGCCTGCCGGTTGGAGCTCGGTGTCTAG
- a CDS encoding twin-arginine translocation pathway signal: protein MAFTPAVLSRRRLLQLGVGAGAGLLAACRSAAGPELLLAEADLPAAWLKQLPAPWRTRQVADAAAVQKAVRQLGERPAPGLVAPGLVALSDGWASGLSRQQLQPFEAPRLWARLAAFSAPVARLFAPLGDAQLAFPWAYSPWVIALRSRPDLAARRQEGWQLLLDPSLSGRLVLPSSPRISLEIMGGDFARLERLRAQALAYDDRDGLNLLLSGDAEAAVLPLQRLIPLLRRDQRLAVIWPDSGAPLSWQLLLRPEGGASSVPPPLEWLGAVLEPPLLEALLAKGWVPPLPQALLAPVARRFPTSMAALLLPGDALLGRCWSLPPLSVPQQLAQQNLWDAAAPRP, encoded by the coding sequence ATGGCATTCACGCCCGCTGTGCTCTCCCGTCGCCGCCTGCTGCAGCTAGGGGTGGGCGCTGGCGCTGGCTTGCTGGCCGCTTGCCGCTCCGCCGCTGGCCCCGAGCTGCTGCTGGCAGAAGCAGACCTGCCAGCCGCCTGGCTGAAGCAACTGCCCGCCCCTTGGCGGACACGCCAAGTAGCTGATGCAGCTGCTGTGCAAAAAGCCGTGCGTCAGCTTGGCGAACGACCGGCCCCTGGCTTGGTTGCCCCCGGTTTGGTGGCTCTCAGTGACGGCTGGGCCAGTGGCCTGAGCCGGCAGCAACTTCAGCCCTTTGAGGCGCCGCGGCTGTGGGCTCGTCTGGCCGCCTTCAGTGCCCCGGTGGCTCGTCTGTTTGCCCCGCTGGGTGACGCGCAGCTGGCCTTCCCCTGGGCCTACAGCCCCTGGGTGATCGCCCTGCGCAGCCGCCCCGACCTGGCCGCCCGTCGCCAGGAGGGCTGGCAGTTGCTGCTTGATCCCAGCCTGAGCGGCCGGTTGGTGTTGCCCTCCAGCCCCCGCATCAGCCTGGAGATCATGGGCGGCGATTTTGCGCGGCTGGAGCGGTTGCGGGCCCAAGCCCTCGCCTACGACGACCGTGACGGCCTCAATCTGCTGCTCAGCGGTGATGCTGAGGCGGCGGTGCTGCCGCTGCAGCGCCTGATTCCCCTGCTGCGCCGCGACCAGCGCCTGGCGGTGATCTGGCCCGACAGCGGCGCGCCGCTCAGCTGGCAGCTGCTGCTGCGGCCTGAAGGTGGTGCCTCTTCAGTGCCGCCGCCGCTGGAGTGGCTGGGGGCGGTGCTGGAGCCGCCGCTGCTGGAAGCCCTGCTGGCGAAGGGCTGGGTGCCTCCTCTACCCCAGGCGCTGCTGGCGCCAGTGGCCCGGCGTTTCCCCACGTCGATGGCGGCGTTGCTGCTGCCGGGAGATGCCCTCCTGGGCCGCTGCTGGAGCCTGCCACCCCTTTCCGTGCCCCAGCAACTGGCCCAGCAGAACCTCTGGGATGCGGCCGCACCCAGGCCCTAG
- a CDS encoding aldo/keto reductase, translating into MRALGSPAQMEAVLRAALAAGINHLETAPAYGPAETFLGQALAALQRDNLGPSDGWRITSKLLPGPDLAAGQGQLRSILARLGVAQLTNLAVHGLNRPEHLEWALKGPGADLLTWAKDEGLVGQVGFSSHGTPELIEAALSSGSFTFCSLHVHLFDQTLLPIARSALAQGIGVLAISPADKGGRLYDPPAELLADCAPFHPLELAYRFLLDQGISTLSLGAEQPEDLAWAAAIGGPSPWLSAAQRSALQRLDAAGRERLGAERCGQCRACLPCPNGVPIPELLRLRNLAVGHGMEAFAQERYNLIGRAGHWWEELNAEACRTCGACLPRCPHVLPIPELLADTHRLLSAAPRRRLWG; encoded by the coding sequence ATGCGGGCTCTGGGCAGCCCCGCCCAAATGGAAGCGGTCCTTAGGGCAGCCCTGGCCGCCGGCATCAACCACCTGGAAACAGCCCCTGCCTACGGGCCTGCCGAAACCTTCCTGGGCCAGGCCCTGGCGGCCCTGCAACGGGACAACCTGGGCCCCTCAGACGGCTGGCGCATCACCAGCAAACTGCTGCCCGGCCCCGACCTGGCCGCCGGCCAGGGGCAGTTGCGCTCAATCCTGGCCCGCCTTGGCGTGGCCCAGCTCACCAACCTGGCCGTACACGGCCTCAACCGCCCCGAGCACCTGGAGTGGGCGCTTAAGGGGCCCGGCGCCGACCTGCTGACCTGGGCCAAAGACGAAGGACTGGTGGGCCAGGTGGGCTTCAGCAGCCACGGCACTCCCGAGCTGATCGAAGCCGCCCTGAGCTCGGGGAGCTTCACGTTCTGCAGCCTGCATGTGCACCTGTTTGACCAGACCCTCCTGCCCATCGCCCGCTCCGCCCTGGCCCAGGGAATCGGCGTGCTTGCCATCTCCCCGGCCGACAAGGGCGGTCGCCTCTACGACCCACCAGCGGAGCTGCTGGCCGACTGCGCCCCGTTTCACCCCCTGGAGCTGGCCTATCGCTTCCTGCTCGATCAAGGGATCTCCACCTTGAGCCTGGGGGCTGAGCAGCCGGAAGACCTGGCCTGGGCCGCTGCCATCGGCGGGCCCTCGCCCTGGCTGAGTGCCGCGCAACGCTCAGCCCTGCAGCGCCTGGATGCAGCCGGCCGCGAGCGCCTGGGGGCGGAGCGCTGCGGCCAGTGCCGCGCCTGCTTGCCCTGCCCCAACGGCGTGCCGATCCCCGAACTCCTGCGCCTGCGCAACCTGGCCGTGGGCCACGGCATGGAGGCCTTTGCCCAGGAGCGCTACAACCTGATCGGCCGCGCCGGCCACTGGTGGGAGGAGCTCAACGCCGAGGCCTGCCGCACCTGCGGCGCCTGCCTGCCCCGCTGCCCCCACGTGCTGCCCATCCCCGAGCTGCTGGCCGACACCCACCGGCTCCTCAGCGCCGCGCCGCGCCGCCGCCTTTGGGGCTAG
- a CDS encoding bifunctional nuclease family protein, producing MVEMRVAGIALDAASRSPIVLLRDPSGRRQVPIWIDQAQAQNILAGLSEEPPTRPLSHDLMADLIDAGGLQLDRVVIHTIEDSTFRAVLKLSPASDGEIGSAGDQSSASSIEIDARPSDAIALALRTGSSIWMLEEVVADASIPVDAEADAQEQDNFRRFLDSTSPADLVRHLKQAPPEADQSGDEPTA from the coding sequence ATGGTTGAAATGCGCGTTGCCGGAATTGCCCTCGATGCGGCCAGTCGCAGCCCGATTGTGCTGCTACGCGATCCATCGGGCCGGCGCCAGGTGCCGATCTGGATCGATCAGGCCCAAGCTCAAAATATCCTGGCTGGCCTCAGCGAAGAACCGCCGACCCGCCCCCTCAGCCATGACCTGATGGCCGACCTGATCGACGCTGGGGGTTTGCAGCTCGACCGGGTTGTAATCCACACGATCGAAGACAGCACCTTCCGCGCCGTGCTGAAACTCAGCCCAGCTAGCGATGGGGAAATTGGCTCGGCTGGCGACCAATCATCAGCCTCAAGCATCGAAATAGACGCCAGGCCTAGCGATGCCATCGCCCTAGCCCTGCGCACCGGCAGCAGCATCTGGATGCTCGAAGAGGTCGTGGCTGATGCCTCCATCCCGGTGGATGCGGAGGCCGACGCCCAGGAGCAGGACAATTTCCGCCGCTTCCTGGACAGCACCAGCCCTGCCGACCTAGTGCGCCACCTCAAACAGGCCCCCCCAGAAGCGGACCAATCTGGGGATGAACCAACAGCCTGA
- a CDS encoding riboflavin synthase — MFTGLVQATGVIRRSPHGVQLQWDAAPGATWTPADLALGDSVAVDGVCLTVAGRLADGFRADVSEETLGRTTLAAKADRGGRVNLEPALRLADRLGGHLVSGHVDGLGVVRAIARQTASWRLELAWQNPAYGRYVCEKASVAVDGISLTVAGCDPDGAGFWIAVIPHTWASTTLAQLAVGDGVNLEADLLAKYTERLLAASGPSGAAEPINAPWLADHGWI, encoded by the coding sequence ATGTTTACCGGGCTGGTGCAGGCCACAGGCGTGATTCGCCGCTCGCCCCACGGGGTTCAGCTGCAGTGGGATGCAGCCCCGGGGGCTACCTGGACCCCAGCTGACCTGGCCCTAGGCGACAGCGTGGCGGTGGATGGGGTTTGTCTCACCGTTGCTGGGCGGCTGGCCGATGGCTTTCGCGCCGATGTCAGTGAGGAAACCCTGGGCCGCACCACCTTGGCCGCCAAGGCAGACCGGGGCGGCAGGGTGAATCTCGAGCCTGCCCTGCGCCTGGCCGACCGGCTTGGTGGCCACCTGGTGAGCGGCCATGTGGATGGGCTGGGGGTGGTGCGAGCCATCGCCCGCCAGACCGCCTCCTGGCGCCTGGAGCTGGCCTGGCAGAACCCCGCCTACGGCCGCTATGTGTGCGAAAAGGCCAGCGTGGCGGTGGATGGCATCAGCCTGACAGTGGCCGGCTGCGACCCCGATGGCGCCGGCTTCTGGATTGCCGTGATTCCCCACACCTGGGCAAGCACCACCCTGGCGCAGCTGGCCGTGGGGGATGGGGTCAACCTGGAGGCCGACCTACTGGCCAAGTACACCGAGCGTTTGTTGGCTGCCAGCGGCCCCAGCGGCGCGGCGGAGCCTATCAATGCCCCCTGGCTGGCTGATCACGGCTGGATCTGA
- a CDS encoding HdeD family acid-resistance protein: MLVLGVLALIFPVLASAWITVIVAVGFLVGGIVGWVSNLTRSRQLGRWYCFSRLVISTLFIVVGAWMIQQFRGGPLEGGLVVASLAFAIGIVFILEGLVSMLVALGHTRVSGWGWGLLNGIVTLILGLLIVTMQAWGLLWVIGVLVGISFLFSGIDLLAFSASFHGDD; encoded by the coding sequence ATGCTGGTACTTGGGGTGCTGGCCCTGATCTTCCCGGTGCTGGCTTCCGCCTGGATCACCGTGATCGTGGCGGTGGGCTTTCTGGTGGGCGGCATCGTGGGTTGGGTAAGCAACCTGACCCGCTCCCGCCAGTTGGGACGCTGGTATTGCTTTTCGCGGCTGGTGATTTCCACCCTCTTCATCGTGGTGGGGGCCTGGATGATTCAGCAGTTCCGCGGCGGTCCGCTCGAGGGCGGCCTGGTCGTGGCCAGTCTGGCCTTTGCCATCGGCATCGTTTTCATCCTTGAAGGCCTGGTTTCGATGCTGGTGGCCCTTGGTCACACCCGGGTGAGTGGCTGGGGTTGGGGCTTGCTCAACGGAATCGTCACCCTGATTCTTGGCTTGCTGATAGTGACCATGCAGGCCTGGGGGCTGCTCTGGGTGATTGGGGTGCTGGTTGGAATCAGCTTTCTGTTCAGTGGTATCGACCTGCTCGCCTTCAGCGCCAGCTTCCATGGCGACGACTGA
- a CDS encoding AbrB family transcriptional regulator produces the protein MLEGKALLDRARALSNRPEDEIARGCGYVGPSGRVLKKSFYRALVAAKGYPVPNSVGRTASSGQGKGRQADFRTRVHGNGNLLIGQAYTRRLGLEPGQEFRIEINPDNGSISLLPIEPQDP, from the coding sequence ATGCTGGAAGGCAAGGCCCTTCTTGATCGGGCCCGCGCCCTGAGCAACCGCCCAGAGGACGAAATCGCTCGGGGCTGCGGTTACGTGGGTCCGAGCGGACGGGTGCTGAAAAAAAGTTTTTATCGAGCTTTGGTGGCCGCTAAGGGCTACCCGGTACCCAACAGCGTTGGCCGAACCGCCAGCAGCGGCCAAGGCAAGGGACGGCAAGCTGATTTCCGCACCCGGGTGCATGGCAACGGAAACCTGCTGATCGGCCAGGCCTACACCCGCAGGCTGGGACTGGAGCCGGGCCAGGAATTTCGGATCGAGATCAACCCAGACAACGGTTCGATCAGCCTGCTACCGATCGAACCACAAGATCCCTAG
- a CDS encoding cytochrome c oxidase subunit 3: MTSTTPLQDSVVVEAGHGPAGEGHGDFRLFGLATFLVADGMTFAGFFAAYLTFRAVNPLPEGGIYELELLLPTINTVVLIISSFTFHRAGKECRAGKLGASRLWLAITGGLGAIFLAGQMVEYFNLPFSLTDNLFASTFYALTGFHGLHVTLGVICIAIVALQTRPGGRISASDHFGLEAAELYWHFVDGIWVVLYGILYLL, translated from the coding sequence GTGACGAGCACCACACCCCTACAGGATTCAGTAGTCGTTGAGGCTGGCCACGGCCCAGCTGGAGAGGGGCACGGAGATTTCCGCCTATTTGGCCTGGCCACCTTCTTGGTGGCAGATGGCATGACCTTCGCCGGTTTTTTTGCTGCCTATCTCACTTTCCGGGCCGTGAATCCGCTGCCAGAAGGCGGGATTTACGAGCTCGAATTGCTGCTACCCACCATCAACACGGTGGTTTTGATCATCAGCAGCTTCACCTTTCATCGCGCGGGCAAGGAATGCCGGGCCGGAAAGTTGGGGGCCAGCCGCCTCTGGCTGGCAATCACTGGCGGCCTGGGCGCGATTTTCCTGGCGGGTCAGATGGTTGAGTATTTCAACCTGCCCTTCAGCCTCACCGACAACCTTTTTGCCAGCACCTTCTATGCCCTCACAGGCTTCCACGGCCTGCACGTGACTCTTGGGGTGATCTGTATCGCCATCGTTGCTCTGCAGACCCGCCCGGGAGGACGCATCAGCGCCAGCGACCATTTCGGCTTAGAAGCAGCTGAGCTCTATTGGCATTTCGTCGATGGCATCTGGGTTGTGCTCTACGGAATCCTGTATCTGCTCTGA
- the ctaD gene encoding cytochrome c oxidase subunit I gives MTLANPSDFDGNLQPQGWLRYFSFSLDHKVIGLQYLICGFIFYLIGGALAGVIRTELISPISDFVSRETYNEVLTLHGTVMIFLWIVPVVNGAFGNYLIPFYVGARDMAFPRLNAVAFWLIPPAGILLISSYFIAGAAAQSGWTAYPPLSLTTPAAGQVVWILSVLLLGGSSIFGGINFIATILKLRRPGLKLMMLPMYCWAMLGTSILVVLSTPVLAGTLILLSFDIIAHTGFFNPTMGGNVVVYQHLFWFYSHPAVYIMVLPAFGLVSEILPIHARKPLFGYTTMVYSIMAIVFLGLIVWAHHMFTSGTPPWMRLFFTIATSFIAVPTGIKFFNWLATLWGGKIALNSAMLFSCAFIVNFVFGGITGVALAQVPFDIHVHDTYFVVGHFHYIVYGGTVFVIFGSLYHWYPKFTGRLLNEDLGRLHFLLTFVGFNLCFAPQHWLGLNGMPRRVAEYDPAFTTLNQVSSVGALLMAISTLPLLINVVVTAINGKEAGDNPWNALTSEWLTSSPPPVENWHGEAPLVTEPYGYGQHPEVKA, from the coding sequence ATGACTCTCGCCAACCCAAGCGATTTCGACGGCAACCTGCAACCCCAGGGCTGGCTGCGCTACTTCAGTTTCAGCCTCGATCACAAGGTGATTGGCCTGCAGTATTTGATTTGTGGCTTCATCTTTTATTTGATCGGCGGGGCCCTAGCTGGAGTTATCCGCACGGAACTGATAAGTCCAATCTCCGATTTTGTCAGCCGTGAGACCTACAACGAGGTGCTCACCCTTCATGGCACGGTGATGATCTTTCTTTGGATCGTGCCAGTCGTCAACGGTGCCTTCGGCAATTATCTGATTCCCTTTTATGTGGGCGCCAGAGACATGGCTTTCCCCCGTCTCAACGCTGTGGCCTTCTGGCTGATTCCCCCTGCGGGCATTCTGCTTATCAGTAGTTATTTTATCGCTGGAGCTGCTGCCCAGTCTGGCTGGACCGCCTATCCACCCCTAAGTCTCACGACCCCAGCCGCAGGCCAAGTGGTTTGGATATTGAGCGTGCTTCTGCTTGGTGGCAGCTCGATTTTTGGCGGCATCAACTTCATTGCCACCATCCTCAAATTACGGCGACCAGGACTAAAGCTGATGATGCTGCCTATGTATTGCTGGGCAATGCTAGGCACCAGCATTTTAGTTGTGCTTTCGACCCCGGTATTGGCAGGCACCCTAATTCTGCTCAGTTTCGACATCATTGCCCACACCGGATTTTTCAACCCAACCATGGGTGGAAACGTAGTGGTTTATCAACACCTTTTTTGGTTCTATTCCCACCCGGCTGTTTACATTATGGTGCTGCCAGCCTTCGGCCTGGTCAGCGAAATACTTCCCATCCACGCCCGCAAGCCTCTGTTTGGTTACACCACGATGGTGTATTCGATCATGGCGATCGTTTTCCTTGGCCTGATTGTCTGGGCACACCACATGTTCACCAGCGGCACCCCCCCCTGGATGCGCCTGTTTTTCACGATTGCCACCTCCTTTATCGCAGTTCCAACCGGCATTAAATTCTTCAACTGGTTGGCAACTTTGTGGGGTGGAAAGATTGCTCTTAATTCGGCGATGCTGTTCTCATGCGCCTTCATCGTTAATTTTGTATTTGGCGGCATCACCGGCGTTGCCTTGGCTCAAGTGCCCTTCGATATTCACGTCCACGACACCTACTTCGTGGTGGGTCACTTCCACTACATCGTTTACGGGGGCACGGTCTTTGTTATTTTCGGGTCCTTATATCACTGGTATCCGAAATTCACCGGTCGTCTGCTCAACGAGGACCTGGGCAGGCTCCACTTCCTGCTCACCTTTGTTGGTTTCAATCTCTGCTTCGCCCCCCAGCACTGGCTCGGCTTGAATGGCATGCCCCGACGAGTTGCCGAATACGACCCCGCCTTCACAACCCTTAACCAGGTGAGCAGTGTGGGCGCCCTGTTGATGGCAATCAGCACCCTGCCACTGCTTATCAATGTTGTGGTTACGGCGATAAACGGCAAAGAGGCTGGTGACAACCCTTGGAATGCCCTTACATCTGAATGGCTCACCAGTTCGCCGCCACCGGTTGAAAACTGGCATGGCGAGGCACCACTAGTGACCGAGCCCTACGGCTACGGCCAGCACCCGGAGGTAAAAGCGTGA
- a CDS encoding cytochrome c oxidase subunit II, producing MPIRTALAVLTATTALVLTGLWVGNNVNVLPLGASSNASTYDDLFKVLFSIGTVLFLGIVILLVYSLFRFRRRSGDVSDGLAIEGNLPLEIVWTAIPAVVVLFVGLYSYDIYERMGGMATLNDHMAMDHMAMDQGAMQQVSVKKGDTAGRVWGGIGVAGMDAAPAGPVLPVEVTAMQFAFIFHYPGSDITSGELHVPTGQQVELRMEARDVIHAFWVPQFRLKQDVIPGQPTVLSFTATRAGTYPIICAELCGPYHGGMRSNVVVHEPDAYDNWLQQNTPNRTTT from the coding sequence GTGCCAATTCGCACCGCCCTAGCTGTGCTCACGGCCACCACAGCCCTTGTGCTGACAGGTCTTTGGGTTGGCAACAACGTCAACGTGTTGCCGCTGGGCGCCAGCAGCAACGCATCCACCTACGACGATCTATTTAAGGTTTTGTTCAGCATTGGCACCGTGCTGTTTCTCGGCATCGTGATCCTGCTGGTTTACAGCTTGTTTCGATTTAGGCGCCGCAGCGGCGATGTCAGCGATGGTCTGGCAATAGAGGGAAATCTGCCGCTGGAGATCGTTTGGACGGCCATCCCAGCAGTAGTTGTTTTGTTTGTCGGTCTATACAGCTACGACATATATGAGCGGATGGGCGGTATGGCCACCCTCAACGATCACATGGCCATGGATCACATGGCCATGGATCAAGGGGCCATGCAGCAGGTCAGCGTTAAGAAAGGCGATACAGCTGGCCGGGTTTGGGGTGGCATTGGCGTAGCCGGCATGGATGCTGCACCTGCCGGACCGGTTTTACCTGTGGAGGTAACCGCTATGCAATTTGCCTTCATTTTTCACTATCCAGGCTCAGACATAACCAGCGGCGAGCTGCATGTGCCCACAGGTCAACAGGTGGAGTTGCGCATGGAAGCCCGGGATGTAATCCATGCCTTCTGGGTACCCCAGTTCCGGCTCAAGCAGGACGTAATTCCAGGCCAGCCAACCGTGCTCTCCTTTACAGCCACTCGGGCTGGCACCTATCCGATCATCTGCGCCGAGCTCTGCGGCCCTTACCACGGCGGCATGCGCTCCAACGTTGTAGTGCACGAGCCCGATGCCTACGACAACTGGTTGCAGCAGAACACTCCCAACCGCACCACCACCTGA
- a CDS encoding COX15/CtaA family protein, translated as MTTNLQSPLAPSFRSRPDPVLTQKLALLASHLVVALVALVGIGGATRVMEAGLACPDWPLCYGRLLPGRQMNLQVFLEWFHRLDAFVVGVALLVLTAASFFWRRRLPAWLPWLAAGALFLVLVQGALGALTVTQLLAAPLVTAHLATALLLVALTSGIYQRLAMVNRASISPPLWWQLLASLALVLVLAQCLLGGTMASQWAADQCFSAGNGCHWLLAHRQLAMTAAVAVLALAAATLFLPPGQGQLPGLAQGAAVLVLAQVSLGIWTLKLQLQAPLVTIGHQLLAALLVALLAAVLARSLGKSGQTLPMSPMSSEVAHG; from the coding sequence GTGACGACAAATCTCCAATCACCTCTAGCCCCAAGCTTTCGCAGCAGGCCAGACCCTGTTCTGACCCAGAAGCTCGCCCTGCTTGCCTCCCACCTAGTGGTGGCCTTGGTGGCCTTGGTTGGCATCGGCGGTGCCACCAGGGTGATGGAAGCGGGTTTGGCCTGTCCTGACTGGCCCCTCTGCTACGGCCGCCTCCTGCCAGGTCGTCAGATGAATCTGCAGGTGTTTTTGGAGTGGTTTCACCGCCTTGACGCTTTCGTGGTGGGAGTAGCCCTGCTGGTTCTTACGGCAGCGAGTTTTTTCTGGCGGCGCCGCCTGCCCGCTTGGTTGCCCTGGCTGGCTGCTGGGGCACTTTTTCTGGTGTTGGTTCAAGGGGCCCTGGGGGCTCTTACCGTCACTCAGCTTCTGGCTGCGCCCTTAGTTACTGCCCATCTCGCTACGGCCTTGCTGCTGGTTGCCCTTACAAGTGGCATCTACCAGCGTCTGGCAATGGTGAATAGGGCCTCGATCAGCCCTCCGCTTTGGTGGCAGCTGCTGGCGAGCTTGGCTCTGGTGCTGGTCTTAGCCCAGTGCCTGCTGGGTGGAACCATGGCCAGCCAGTGGGCGGCAGATCAGTGTTTTAGTGCTGGCAATGGCTGCCACTGGCTGCTGGCTCACCGCCAGCTCGCCATGACTGCAGCTGTTGCAGTGCTGGCCCTGGCAGCAGCAACACTGTTTTTGCCTCCAGGTCAGGGGCAACTGCCCGGCCTCGCCCAGGGAGCAGCCGTGTTGGTGCTGGCCCAGGTGAGCTTGGGCATTTGGACCTTGAAGCTCCAGCTGCAGGCGCCGCTGGTGACGATCGGCCACCAACTGCTGGCGGCCCTGCTGGTCGCTCTGCTTGCAGCGGTGCTTGCCCGCTCCCTTGGCAAATCAGGCCAGACCTTGCCCATGTCTCCAATGTCTTCCGAGGTGGCTCATGGTTAG
- a CDS encoding heme o synthase, which yields MVSATITAPIAVAPAIRPSVKLPAWLEVAKPRLIPLLLATTLGGMALSSGDAPTASTIICTLVGGSLASAAAGVLNCLWEQDLDGRMQRTSRRALPSGRLAQRQAFALAIGLTILSVVVLVMGVNPLAASLSLLGLCSYVLLYTALLKPRTSQNIVVGGVAGAIPPLVGAAAATGSLGWASWWLFSLVMLWTPAHFWALALLLKDDYRSVGIPMLPVVKGVAVTTRAISHYAWATVGFSLLGIVALPTGGLLYGLMVLPFNARLLQLSSQLRSQPDEPQRAKAMFRWSIFYLFGICALLLLARLPQAALLGPQLFNVPFAALPRLVG from the coding sequence ATGGTTAGTGCAACGATCACAGCTCCAATCGCCGTTGCCCCGGCGATCCGCCCCTCGGTGAAATTGCCGGCTTGGCTTGAAGTTGCCAAGCCCCGCCTCATACCGCTGCTGCTCGCTACCACCCTCGGTGGCATGGCCCTCAGCTCTGGCGATGCACCCACCGCCAGCACGATCATCTGCACCCTGGTGGGGGGCAGCCTGGCTTCGGCTGCGGCCGGTGTGCTCAATTGCCTCTGGGAACAGGATCTCGATGGGCGCATGCAGCGCACTAGCCGCCGGGCCCTGCCCTCTGGTCGTCTGGCCCAGCGCCAGGCCTTTGCCCTAGCCATTGGCCTCACCATCCTGTCGGTGGTGGTGCTGGTTATGGGCGTTAATCCGCTGGCTGCCAGCCTCTCCCTGCTGGGGCTCTGCAGCTATGTGCTGCTTTACACAGCCCTGCTCAAGCCGCGCACCAGTCAGAACATCGTGGTCGGCGGGGTCGCCGGAGCTATCCCGCCCTTGGTGGGAGCTGCCGCTGCCACCGGCTCCCTTGGCTGGGCTTCCTGGTGGTTGTTTTCCCTGGTGATGTTGTGGACGCCAGCCCACTTCTGGGCCCTGGCCCTGCTGCTCAAGGACGATTACCGCTCCGTGGGCATTCCGATGCTGCCGGTGGTCAAGGGCGTGGCGGTGACGACCCGGGCTATCAGCCATTACGCCTGGGCCACCGTTGGCTTCAGCCTGCTTGGGATAGTGGCGCTGCCAACAGGCGGCTTGCTTTATGGCTTGATGGTGCTGCCCTTCAACGCCCGTCTGCTGCAGCTGAGCTCCCAGCTACGCAGCCAGCCTGACGAACCCCAACGGGCCAAGGCCATGTTCCGCTGGTCGATTTTCTATTTATTCGGCATCTGTGCGTTGCTTTTGTTGGCCCGCCTACCGCAGGCAGCTCTGCTCGGCCCCCAACTGTTCAACGTCCCCTTTGCTGCCTTGCCTAGATTGGTCGGCTGA